From Oreochromis niloticus isolate F11D_XX linkage group LG14, O_niloticus_UMD_NMBU, whole genome shotgun sequence, one genomic window encodes:
- the zgc:162872 gene encoding arf-GAP with coiled-coil, ANK repeat and PH domain-containing protein 2, translating into MDSLLDFEDCVKDSPEFRLALDQFETDVSQLETKLDKVMKLSGKMVEAGQAYSTANKLLLSGLAELCTNQTKDSVITTCLNQFHQGLQEMVSFHTMLFDQTQRAIGQQLTNLCTQFLPQLAETRREFVRIGEDLETAATKNAQVSRHKAADAERASHLLLATRKCYQHFALDYCLQLNTFKTQQKVDILNSMFSFVHAQFTFFHQGFDLLRDLEPTMKTMAAQLSQLSADCTAKRKELENRHLLVQQRDASGEPMVSACPGNDDIIRGYLFKRSRRKSKMWKRSWFTIRDNQLIYRKSHKEEAVVLFEDLRLCAVKSLDHVDRRFCFELLSVQKCCALQADSEQLKQAWLSALQGSIDLAYRERTDTQLTQPKELPPLQCGGDASPGPPAQRPAALGVALRGAGNQRCCDCGEEEPRWASINLGVTMCIECSGIHRSLGVHLSKVRSLTLDSWEAEQLKLLCILGNDVVNQIYEARCSEEGRVKPQAHSPRAEKEAWIKEKYVEKKFVQSNGAQHHRHKDAATLRLYQASLAGDLVAMASMLAEGAEVNGSIGEEEGRTPLIGAAIGGSLLACEFLLQNGANVNHRDLRGQGALHAAATAGHTGQVCLLLKRGANQYAVDERGHDPLAIAVETANADIVTLLRMARMNEEMRDSEGVFGAAGDDETFQDIFRDFSDMASHDPERLSRRHFSRGGAEEEEEG; encoded by the exons ATGGACTCCCTGCTGGACTTTGAGGATTGCGTCAAAGACTCACCTGAGTTCAG gcTGGCTCTGGATCAGTTTGAAACAGATGTTTCACAGCTGGAGACAAAACTGGACAAG GTGATGAAGTTGTCTGGGAAGATGGTAGAGGCGGGACAAGCCTACAGCACTGCCAATAAGCTGCTACTGAGCGGCCTGGCTGAGCTGTGCACCAATCAGACAAAGGACAGCGTGATCACA ACCTGCTTAAACCAGTTCCACCAGGGCCTGCAGGAAATGGTCAGCTTCCACACT ATGTTGTTTGATCAGACGCAGAGAGCCATCGGCCAGCAGCTCACTAACCTCTGCACGCA GTTCCTGCCCCAGCTGGCGGAGACCAGGAGGGAGTTTGTGCGGATCGGCGAGGATCTGGAGACGGCAGCGACGAAGAACGCTCAGGTGTCTCGACATAAAGCTGCCGACGCCGAGCGGGCAAGTCACCTGCTGCTCGCTACACGCAAATGCTACCAGCACTTCGCCTTGGATTACTGTCTGCAG CTCAACACCTTCAAGACTCAGCAGAAGGTCGACATCTTAAACTCT ATGTTCTCCTTCGTCCACGCTCAGTTCACCTTCTTCCACCAGGGCTTTGACCTGCTCAGAGACCTTGAGCCCACCATGAAAACCATGGCAGCGCAG CTgtcacagctgtctgcagacTGCACGGCCAAGAGGAAGGAGCTGGAGAACAGACACCTGCTGGTCCAGCAGAGG GATGCTTCAGGGGAGCCGATGGTCAGCGCGTGTCCTGGCAATGATGACATCATCCGGGGTTACCTGTTCAAACGCTCGAGGAGGAAATCCAAAATGTGGAAGAG ATCCTGGTTCACCATCAGAGACAACCAGCTCATATACAGGAAGTCCCACAAG GAGGAAGCCGTGGTTCTGTTCGAGGATCTGCGACTGTGTGCTGTCAAATCTTTGGATCACGTGGACCGACGCTTCTGCTTTGAGCTGCTCTCCGTCCAGAA GTGTTGTGCTCTGCAGGCTGACTCGGAGCAGCTGAAGCAGGCCTGGCTCAGTGCTCTGCAGGGCAGCATCGACCTTGCCTACAGAGAGCGAACCGACACTCAGCTGACGCAG CCTAAGGAGCTCCCCCCTCTGCAGTGTGGCGGGGACGCCTCTCCGGGCCCTCCCGCCCAGAGGCCGGCAGCATTGGGCGTGGCCCTGAGGGGCGCTGGGAACCAGAGGTGCTGTGACTGCGGGGAGGAAGAGCCTCGCTGGGCCTCCATCAACCTGGGAGTCACCATGTGCATCGAGTGCTCCGGCATACACCG GAGCCTCGGAGTCCACCTGTCGAAGGTGCGATCTCTCACTCTGGACTCCTGGGAGGCCGAACAGCTGAAG CTGCTGTGCATTCTGGGAAACGATGTGGTGAACCAGATCTACGAGGCGCGATGTTCAGAGGAGGGACGAGTCAAACCCCAAGCCCACAGCCCGCG GGCCGAGAAGGAGGCGTGGATCAAAGAGAAATACGTGGAGAAAAAGTTTGTTCAGAGCAACGGCGCTC agCATCATCGTCATAAGGACGCAGCCACGCTACGTCTCTATCAGGCGTCTTTGGCAGGAGACCTGGTTGCCATGGCGTCCATGTTGGCCGAGGGGGCAGAGGTCAACGGGAGCATTGGCGAGGAGGAGGGCCGCACGCCGCTGATCGGAGCAGCGATCGGG GGGTCGCTGTTGGCGTGCGAGTTCCTGCTGCAGAACGGTGCAAACGTCAATCACAGAGACCTCAGAGGACAGGGGGCGCTGCATGCTGCCGCCACTGCCGGTCACACCGG ACAGGTGTGCCTGCTGCTGAAGAGAGGAGCCAATCAGTACGCAGTGGACGAGAGAGGTCATGACCCTCTGGCCATCGCCGTGGAAACGGCCAACGCTGACATCGTCACTCT GCTCCGCATGGCCCGGATGAACGAGGAGATGAGGGATTCGGAGGGAGTCTTCGGCGCCGCGG GAGATGATGAGACGTTTCAGGACATCTTCCGGGACTTCAGCGACATGGCGTCACATGACCCGGAGCGACTGAGCCGGCGGCACTTCAGCCGAGGAGgggcggaggaggaggaggaggggtag
- the wdr74 gene encoding WD repeat-containing protein 74, with product MGDRSRLCSVWLGSETGILKGVSLSRKQAFNFCNTSHLSRDQEVRALCWGDAAESELLVGCVDATVKTFSVEKGAFTESRRCGDPAEGCFSGLAALGGGALVTCAESGVLRVWREEGGDEPVTQLDAGKNVCRMRQSPTNPNKVATGGKENGLKIWDLQRPEQPAFSAKNLRDDWLDLRRPYWVRDMAFIPDSDKVVTCTGYHQVHVFDPSSPQKRPVLEAEYGEYPLTALSLTPDGTAVAVGNTQGHIALLDLRKGVVRGCLKGLAGGVRGLQCHASQPLVASCGLDRFLRIHSLEDRKLQHKVYLKSRLNCLLLASQDLQEGGATSGEAESEVKEEEDEGDDVWDAMERVEERQKRKTTEDKDTRKKRKKAQD from the exons ATGGGGGACCGGAGCCGGTTGTGCTCCGTGTGGCTCGGCTCGGAGACCGGGATCCTGAAGGGGGTCAGCCTGTCCCGGAAACAGGCCTTCAACTTCTGCAACACGAGCCACCTGAGCCGAGACCAGGAGGTCCGCGCGCTGTGCTGGGGGGACGCGGCGGAGAGCGAGCTGCTGGTAGGCTGCGTGGACGCCACCGTGAAGACATTCAGCGTGGAGAAGGGCGCGTTCACCGAGAGCCGGCGCTGCGGGGACCCGGCGGAGGGCTGCTTCTCCGGGCTAGCGGCGCTGGGCGGCGGCGCACTGGTGACCTGCGCGGAGAGCGGCGTGCTGCGCGTGTGGAGGGAAGAGGGCGGCGACGAGCCCGTGACACAGCTGGACGCCGGGAAGAACGTGTGCAGGATGCGGCAGAGCCCGACGAACCCAAACAAGGTGGCCACCGGAGGGAAGGAGAACGGCCTGAAGATCTGGGACCTACAGAGGCCCGAGCAGCCCGCGTTCAGCGCCAAGAACCTCCGGGACGACTGGCTGGACCTCCGGCGGCCCTACTGGGTCCGGGACATGGCCTTCATCCCGGACTCCGACAAAGTGGTCACCTGCACGGGTTACCACCAG GTGCACGTGTTCGACCCCTCGTCTCCTCAGAAGCGTCCTGTCCTGGAGGCGGAGTATGGCGAGTACCCGCTCACCGCTCTCTCTCTGACACCTGACGGCACAGCGGTGGCGGTGGGCAACACCCAGGGTCACATCGCCCTGCTGGACCTGAGGAAGGGGGTGGTGCGTGGCTGTCTCAAAGGGCTGGCGGGCGGCGTGCGGGGGCTTCAGTGCCACGCCTCCCAGCCGTTGGTGGCATCCTGCGGCCTGGACCGCTTCCTGCGCATCCACAGCCTGGAGGACCGCAAACTGCAGCACAAAGTCTACCTCAAGTCCCGCCTCAACTGCCTCCTGCTCGCCAGCCAAGACCTGCAGGAGGGAGGGGCAACTTCAGGGGAGGCGGAGTCTGAGgtaaaggaggaggaagatgaaggtGATGATGTGTGGGACGCTATGGAGCGGGTGGAGGAGAGGCAGAAGAGGAAAACGACAGAAGACAAAGACacaaggaagaagaggaagaaggcaCAGGACTGA